In Herbaspirillum seropedicae, a single window of DNA contains:
- a CDS encoding SDR family oxidoreductase — MQLTDNTIFITGGASGIGRGLAEAFHKLGNTVIIGGRRQALLDEVVAANPGMQAIAFDVADPASIDAAAATLKARYPGLNVLVNNAGIMPFDDASGHIDDEVARRILDTNLLGPIRLTSALIDLLKQQPRATILHNTSVLAYVPLAVTAVYSASKAALHSYAMSQRFMLRETSVRVQEIAPPWVDTDLVKKSGDPRAMPLDAFITETMARLASEDEEIIVDAVKPLRDNPGAKEHALVNGFNAALMAHPIPV, encoded by the coding sequence ATGCAACTGACCGACAACACGATCTTCATCACCGGCGGCGCTTCCGGCATCGGACGCGGCCTGGCCGAGGCCTTCCACAAGCTGGGCAACACCGTCATCATCGGCGGTCGCCGCCAGGCGCTGCTCGATGAAGTGGTGGCCGCCAATCCCGGCATGCAGGCCATCGCCTTCGACGTCGCCGATCCGGCCAGCATCGACGCCGCTGCCGCCACCCTGAAGGCGCGCTATCCTGGCCTGAACGTGCTGGTCAACAATGCCGGCATCATGCCCTTCGATGACGCCAGCGGCCACATCGACGACGAGGTCGCCCGGCGCATCCTCGACACCAACCTGCTGGGACCGATCCGCCTCACCTCGGCGCTGATCGACCTGCTCAAGCAGCAGCCGCGCGCCACCATCCTCCACAACACCTCGGTGCTGGCCTATGTGCCGCTGGCGGTGACGGCGGTGTACTCGGCCTCCAAGGCGGCCCTGCACTCCTACGCCATGTCGCAGCGCTTCATGCTGCGCGAGACCTCGGTGCGGGTGCAAGAGATCGCCCCGCCCTGGGTCGATACCGACCTGGTCAAGAAGAGCGGCGACCCGCGCGCCATGCCGCTGGACGCGTTCATCACCGAGACCATGGCCAGGCTGGCCAGCGAAGACGAAGAGATCATCGTCGATGCCGTCAAACCCTTGCGCGACAACCCTGGCGCCAAGGAACACGCGCTGGTCAATGGCTTCAATGCAGCGCTCATGGCCCATCCCATTCCAGTCTGA
- a CDS encoding helix-turn-helix domain-containing protein: MAQAESLVNALKNLLKARGITYAQLAKGLGLSEASVKRIFAERSFTLERLDQVCTLLGIQISDLARMVVAEQPVPSRLTEEQEKKLVADPKLLLVAVHALHQWTLEEIVSSFAMTQAECIRLLARLDKLGILDLLPNNRIRVRVAPDFSWLPGGPIQQYFRAQLRNDFFNSHFDKPGEKMIMVSGTLSEESNAAVQRAMNRLSAEFLAAHQQDLALPLERRTGSAMIVALRPWSPAHFQQMRRQKQQ; this comes from the coding sequence ATGGCCCAGGCCGAATCGCTGGTCAATGCATTGAAGAACCTGCTCAAGGCGCGCGGCATCACCTATGCACAGCTGGCCAAGGGCCTGGGCTTGAGCGAGGCCAGCGTCAAGCGCATCTTTGCCGAGCGCAGCTTTACGCTGGAGCGGCTGGATCAGGTGTGTACGCTGCTGGGCATCCAGATCAGCGACCTGGCGCGCATGGTGGTGGCCGAGCAGCCGGTGCCGTCACGGCTCACGGAAGAACAGGAAAAGAAGCTGGTGGCCGATCCCAAGCTGTTGCTGGTGGCCGTGCATGCCCTGCATCAGTGGACGCTGGAGGAAATCGTCTCGAGCTTTGCCATGACCCAGGCCGAATGCATCCGCCTGCTGGCGCGGCTGGACAAGCTGGGCATTCTCGATCTGCTGCCCAACAACCGCATCCGCGTGCGGGTGGCGCCGGACTTCTCGTGGCTGCCGGGCGGGCCGATCCAGCAGTATTTCCGCGCCCAGCTGCGCAACGATTTCTTCAATTCGCATTTCGACAAGCCGGGCGAAAAGATGATCATGGTCAGCGGCACGCTTTCCGAGGAAAGCAATGCCGCCGTGCAGCGCGCCATGAACCGGCTGTCAGCCGAATTCCTGGCGGCCCATCAGCAGGACCTGGCGCTGCCGCTGGAACGGCGTACCGGCAGCGCCATGATCGTGGCCTTGCGGCCATGGTCGCCGGCCCACTTCCAGCAGATGCGCCGCCAGAAGCAGCAATAG
- a CDS encoding SDR family NAD(P)-dependent oxidoreductase yields the protein MNQPHTPAHRGTALVTGASSGIGAIYADRLARLGYDLILVARNRSRLNTLAERITNQTGRSVEVLEADLGQAASLAQVEEKLRSDASITLLVNNAGIGTHTPLLQSDVEHMTGMIALNVTAPTRLTYAAVPGFVARGQGAVINISSIVGVAPEVLNGVYGGSKAFVLAFSQSLHHELAAQGVQVQAVLPGATATDFWAIGGLPVEHLDPAIVMSAEQMVDAALVGFQRRELVTIPSLHEEDAWTGYEAARQALIARLSANTPAPRYRAAH from the coding sequence ATGAACCAGCCGCACACCCCCGCCCACCGTGGCACTGCCCTCGTCACCGGCGCCTCGTCGGGCATCGGCGCGATCTACGCCGATCGCCTGGCCCGCCTGGGCTATGACCTGATCCTGGTGGCCCGCAACCGGAGCCGCCTCAACACCCTGGCCGAGCGCATCACCAACCAGACCGGCCGCAGCGTCGAAGTGCTGGAAGCCGACCTCGGCCAGGCTGCCTCGCTGGCGCAAGTGGAAGAGAAGCTACGCAGCGACGCCAGCATCACCCTGCTGGTCAACAACGCCGGCATCGGCACCCACACGCCGCTGCTGCAAAGCGATGTGGAGCACATGACCGGCATGATCGCCCTCAACGTCACCGCGCCGACCCGCCTCACCTACGCGGCCGTGCCCGGCTTCGTGGCGCGCGGCCAGGGCGCAGTCATCAATATCTCGTCCATCGTGGGCGTGGCCCCGGAAGTGCTCAACGGCGTCTATGGCGGCAGCAAGGCCTTCGTGCTGGCCTTCTCGCAATCGCTGCACCATGAGCTGGCCGCCCAGGGCGTGCAGGTGCAGGCGGTGCTGCCGGGAGCGACCGCGACCGACTTCTGGGCCATCGGCGGACTGCCGGTGGAACACCTGGACCCGGCCATCGTGATGTCGGCCGAACAGATGGTCGATGCCGCCCTGGTGGGTTTCCAGCGCCGCGAGCTGGTCACCATTCCCTCGCTGCATGAGGAAGACGCCTGGACCGGCTATGAAGCGGCCCGCCAGGCCCTTATCGCCCGGCTCTCGGCCAATACGCCGGCGCCGCGCTACCGCGCCGCGCACTGA
- a CDS encoding MFS transporter produces MNAKAASLAWLSRLNFCLADVRDGLGPFLGVFLMGHGWAADDIGYVMTLGGIAGMLATTPAGALTDAVRAKRLVVGLGSVLVVAGSLLLLISPSFTVTAISQVGTGIVGAIIGPAIAGLTLGIVGQQGLPSQLGRNEAWNHAGNVFSATLAGALGYFWGLPAVFVLMAVMAVASLLCLARIRPEDIDHDVARGLDPQRTGGKPEASTWRVLASSRPLMLLALAMMLFHLGNAAMLPLLGQSAVSRGGADPALYTALTVIVAQLVMIPTALFAGRFADRKGYWLLITIALLALPLRGMVAGVWDSPWALLPVQMLDGVGAGLLGVALPGSVARILHGSGHINIGLGAVTTIQSIGAAMSPALAGVVARHYGYGAAFAVLTGIALLALAVWAWLAERRDHAPQGCPAAAAVK; encoded by the coding sequence ATGAACGCCAAAGCGGCTTCCCTGGCCTGGCTGTCGCGGCTCAATTTCTGCCTGGCCGACGTGCGCGACGGGCTCGGCCCCTTCCTGGGCGTGTTCCTGATGGGCCATGGCTGGGCCGCTGACGACATCGGCTATGTGATGACGCTGGGCGGCATCGCCGGCATGCTGGCCACCACCCCGGCGGGCGCGCTGACCGACGCCGTGCGCGCCAAGCGGCTGGTGGTCGGATTGGGATCGGTGCTGGTGGTGGCGGGTTCGCTGCTGCTGCTGATCTCGCCCAGTTTTACCGTCACCGCGATCTCGCAGGTCGGCACCGGCATTGTCGGCGCCATCATCGGCCCGGCCATCGCCGGCCTGACCCTGGGCATCGTCGGCCAGCAGGGCCTGCCTTCGCAGTTGGGCCGCAACGAGGCCTGGAACCACGCCGGCAATGTCTTCTCGGCCACGCTGGCCGGTGCGCTCGGTTATTTCTGGGGCTTGCCGGCAGTGTTCGTGCTCATGGCCGTGATGGCGGTGGCGTCGCTGCTGTGCCTGGCGCGCATCCGGCCTGAGGATATCGATCATGATGTCGCCCGTGGCCTCGATCCGCAGCGCACCGGCGGCAAGCCCGAGGCCTCCACCTGGCGCGTGCTGGCCAGTTCGCGCCCACTGATGCTGCTGGCGCTGGCGATGATGCTGTTCCACCTCGGCAATGCAGCGATGTTGCCGCTGCTGGGCCAATCGGCGGTCTCGCGCGGCGGCGCCGATCCGGCGCTCTACACTGCGCTTACCGTCATCGTGGCGCAGCTGGTGATGATTCCCACGGCGCTGTTTGCCGGCCGCTTCGCCGACCGCAAGGGCTACTGGCTGCTGATCACCATTGCGCTGCTGGCGCTGCCCTTGCGCGGCATGGTGGCTGGCGTATGGGATTCCCCCTGGGCGCTGCTGCCGGTGCAGATGCTCGATGGCGTGGGCGCAGGCCTGCTGGGCGTGGCCTTGCCGGGTTCGGTGGCGCGCATCCTGCATGGCAGCGGCCACATCAACATCGGCCTGGGCGCGGTGACCACCATCCAGTCCATCGGCGCGGCCATGAGCCCGGCGCTGGCCGGTGTGGTGGCGCGGCATTATGGCTACGGCGCCGCCTTCGCCGTACTGACCGGCATTGCCTTGCTGGCGCTGGCGGTGTGGGCCTGGCTGGCCGAGCGGCGCGATCATGCGCCGCAAGGCTGTCCGGCCGCGGCGGCGGTAAAGTAG
- a CDS encoding DUF2145 domain-containing protein, with protein sequence MSLRPFSIKHLLASLVLAQGLCAALAAHAGQACEQTIPEATAVRAQLDMAVKTVERLNASGADVVIIGRIGQDLSKYQQRYSHLAIAYRDEQQWYVVHKLNECGTAVSNLYEQGMGQFFMDSPFLLEAYVAVPPPEVQEKLRAAIVRPQVTRMHEPQYSMLAYPWASRYQQSNQWITETLALALEPQISNREQAQAWLRFKGYAPDTLHLGPMTRLGGRMFKANIAFDDHPNALRFSDRIETTTADSVFTFLRRSGLEASHFVIQ encoded by the coding sequence ATGTCATTGCGTCCATTCTCCATCAAGCACCTGCTGGCCAGCCTGGTCCTGGCCCAGGGTCTTTGCGCAGCGCTGGCGGCCCACGCCGGCCAGGCTTGCGAACAGACCATCCCCGAGGCGACTGCCGTGCGGGCCCAGCTGGACATGGCGGTCAAGACCGTCGAGCGGCTCAACGCCAGCGGCGCCGACGTGGTCATCATCGGCCGCATCGGCCAGGACCTGAGCAAATACCAGCAACGCTATTCGCACCTGGCCATCGCCTACCGCGACGAGCAGCAATGGTATGTCGTGCACAAGCTCAACGAATGCGGCACGGCCGTGAGCAACCTCTACGAGCAAGGCATGGGGCAGTTCTTCATGGACTCGCCCTTCCTGCTGGAAGCCTACGTAGCGGTGCCGCCGCCGGAAGTGCAAGAAAAGCTGCGCGCGGCCATCGTCAGGCCCCAGGTCACCCGCATGCATGAACCGCAGTACAGCATGCTGGCCTATCCCTGGGCGAGCCGCTACCAGCAGTCCAACCAATGGATCACGGAAACCCTGGCCCTGGCGCTGGAGCCGCAGATCAGCAACCGCGAACAGGCCCAGGCCTGGCTCAGGTTCAAGGGCTATGCGCCGGATACCCTGCACCTGGGACCGATGACCCGCCTGGGCGGACGCATGTTCAAGGCCAACATCGCCTTTGACGATCATCCCAATGCCTTGCGCTTCAGCGATAGAATCGAGACCACCACGGCCGATTCGGTGTTCACCTTCCTGCGCAGGTCGGGCCTCGAAGCCAGCCATTTCGTGATTCAATAG
- a CDS encoding DMT family transporter has product MSAYLSLAIAIVAEVIATTALKSSQGFTRLLPGLIVVAGYGVSFYCLALTLRTMPTSVAYAIWSGVGLVLITLAAWLIHHQRLDWPAVAGIALIVAGVMVINLFSSSAAH; this is encoded by the coding sequence ATGTCCGCTTACCTGAGCCTGGCCATCGCCATCGTCGCCGAGGTCATCGCCACCACCGCCCTGAAATCCTCGCAGGGGTTCACGCGCCTGCTACCGGGCCTCATCGTGGTGGCGGGATATGGCGTGTCCTTCTATTGCCTGGCGCTGACCCTGCGCACCATGCCCACCAGCGTGGCCTATGCGATCTGGTCGGGCGTGGGCCTGGTGCTCATCACCCTGGCGGCCTGGCTGATCCACCATCAGCGCCTGGACTGGCCGGCCGTGGCGGGCATCGCGCTGATCGTGGCGGGGGTGATGGTGATCAACCTGTTTTCCAGCAGCGCGGCGCACTAG
- a CDS encoding GlxA family transcriptional regulator — MHHVGYLLTEGFQVMGLATQAVFEYANKVAGHEFYRLHNYSVGGGELASSLGMRVTTAKAAATASIDTWVVCGVGNPLESPASAEECAFLQRAAKKARRIAGICTGGFVLAEAGLLARRRATTHWAFARAMQERFPDIQVEDDRIYIVDGPLWTSAGMTAGLDLALAMVGKDLGEEAARSVARKLVMHQHRAGGQSQHSEMLELAPKTDRIQDALNYARRNLKRALTVEELAEQANLSARQFTRVFTSETGQSPAKAIEGLRLEAARLMIEQSRHPLEVVARETGFRDRRHMREVFLRGFGVAPQSMRREGRA, encoded by the coding sequence ATGCACCACGTCGGCTATCTGCTCACTGAAGGATTCCAGGTCATGGGCCTGGCCACCCAGGCGGTCTTTGAATATGCCAACAAGGTGGCCGGTCACGAGTTCTACCGGCTGCACAACTATTCGGTCGGGGGCGGCGAGCTGGCCTCGTCGCTGGGCATGCGGGTGACCACGGCCAAGGCCGCTGCCACGGCCAGCATCGATACCTGGGTCGTCTGCGGCGTCGGCAATCCGCTGGAGTCGCCCGCCAGCGCCGAGGAGTGCGCTTTCCTGCAGCGCGCCGCCAAGAAGGCCAGGCGCATCGCCGGCATCTGCACCGGCGGCTTCGTGCTGGCCGAGGCGGGTTTGCTGGCGCGCCGCCGCGCCACCACGCACTGGGCGTTTGCGCGCGCGATGCAGGAGCGTTTTCCCGATATCCAGGTGGAAGACGACCGCATCTACATCGTCGACGGTCCGCTGTGGACCTCGGCCGGGATGACGGCCGGACTGGACCTGGCCCTGGCCATGGTGGGCAAGGACCTGGGCGAGGAAGCCGCACGCAGCGTGGCGCGCAAGCTGGTGATGCACCAGCACCGCGCCGGTGGACAGTCGCAGCATTCCGAGATGCTGGAGCTGGCGCCCAAGACCGACCGCATCCAGGATGCGCTGAACTATGCGCGGCGCAATCTCAAGCGCGCCCTGACGGTGGAAGAACTGGCGGAGCAGGCCAACCTGAGCGCGCGCCAGTTCACCCGCGTGTTCACCTCGGAGACGGGGCAATCCCCGGCCAAGGCCATCGAAGGCCTGCGGCTGGAAGCGGCGCGCCTGATGATCGAGCAGAGCCGCCATCCGCTGGAAGTGGTGGCGCGCGAGACGGGATTCCGGGATCGCCGCCATATGCGCGAGGTGTTCCTGCGCGGCTTTGGGGTGGCGCCGCAATCGATGCGCCGCGAGGGGCGCGCTTGA
- a CDS encoding DMT family protein — translation MSPKVLPIVFLIISNVFMTFAWYGHLKFENRPLYLVILVSWMIALAEYCFAVPANRIGHSVYNAAELKTMQEVITLVVFSIFSVLYLGEQFTINHLVGFGCICLGAFFIFKGPIG, via the coding sequence ATGTCGCCTAAAGTCCTTCCCATCGTTTTCCTGATCATCTCCAACGTCTTCATGACCTTCGCCTGGTACGGCCACCTCAAGTTCGAGAACCGGCCGCTGTATCTGGTGATCCTGGTCAGCTGGATGATCGCTCTGGCCGAATACTGCTTCGCCGTGCCCGCCAACCGCATCGGCCACAGCGTCTATAACGCCGCCGAGCTCAAGACCATGCAGGAAGTGATCACCCTGGTGGTGTTCTCGATCTTCTCGGTGCTCTACCTGGGCGAGCAATTCACCATCAACCACCTGGTCGGCTTCGGCTGCATCTGCCTGGGCGCCTTCTTCATCTTCAAGGGGCCGATAGGATGA